TCAAGTTCATGGCTTTAACACCAGCAGCTTTAGCTCCTACAACCGGGACTTCTTCTAACGGATAGCGTAAACCAAATCCTCGATGACTAACTAGAAAGACATCTAAAATCTTTTGTTCATTCGTTAAATAGACATTTACGATTTCATCTGTTTCAGATTTTAGCTTCATACAGTTTGTCGGACGAGTCTTATACGTTCGCCAAGGTTCGAAGTCAGTCATTTTACTTTGTTTGATCATCCCTTCTTTTGTCATGAAAACAAAAGTTTTCGTTGGGGAAAGCTCTTTATAGGTATAAACAGCAATGATCGACTCGTCGACTGAAAGATTCAAAATAGCTTGTGAAATATGTTCACCTATTTCTTTCCAGCGTAAATCTGGCAGTTCATGAACGGGTCGATAGATCACATTTGCTTTGTTTGTAATTAGTAAAATATGATCAAGCGTATTGACTTCACCTGTATAGAGTAAGAAGTCACCATCTTTCATTCCTACCTCTTCTGGTTTTGATGCACTGTATGAGCGTACACTACTGCGTTTGATATAACCTTCATGTGTAACCGTCACAACTACATCTTCTTGAGCAATCAAGACAGTTGTATCGATCTTGATTTCTTGGATTTCGTCTTCGATTTGTGTTAAACGCGGATTGCCGTATTGTTTTTTGACTTCGCGTAATTCTTTTTTCATTACGTTAAACAATTCTTTTTCATCACTCAATATTTTCGTCAATTCAGTAACAAGCTGATTTAACTCTTCCGCTTCTTTTTCAAGCTGAGTGATATCTGTGTTTGTTAAACGATATAATTGCAAAGTAACGATAGCTTCTGCTTGTTCTTCAGTAAAGGCATAGGCTTTGACTAAATTCATCTTAGCATCTTTTTTATCTTTACTGCCACGGATGGTTTCGATCACTTTATCTAGGATCGATAAAGCTTTGATCAAACCAGCAACGATGTGTTGACGCTTTTTAGCCTTATTCAGTTCAAATTGACTACGATTGGTGATGACTTGTTTACGATGGGCAATATAACTATCTAAAATGCGTTTTAGACCGACTTGTTGCGGTGTCATGTTATCGATTGCGACCATGTTGAAGTTATAGTTGATTTGTAATTCAGTATTTTTGAAAAGGTAGTTTAAAATCCCTTCAGCATTTGTATCTTTTTTTAGCTCGATCGCAATTTGCAAGCCCGTTCGGTCACTTTCATCACGAACTTCGGCAATGCCGTCGATTTTTTTATTTAAGCGTACTTCGTCCATCTTCTTAACTAGTGTTGCTTTGTTGACTTCATAAGGGATCTCGGTAACAATGATTTGCTGTTTGCCACCTTTTAAAGGTTCAATTCTAGTTTTAGAGCGAAGAATCACTTTTCCGCGTCCTGTTTCGTAGGCTTTTTTGATTTCTTCTTTTCCTTGTAGAATTCCACCAGTTGGGAAATCAGGACCTGGAATGAATTCCATCAATTTATCTAATGTCGCATTTGGATGATCGATCAAATAAATTGTACCATCAATGATCTCAGCTAAATTGTGCGTAGGAATCTCTGTTGCATAACCTGCTGAAATCCCGGTTGAACCGTTCACTAATAAATTAGGGTATTTTGCGGGTAAAACAGTCGGTTCTTTTTCGGTATCATCAAAGTTCCAAACAAAATCGACTGTTTCTTTTTCGATATCTCTTAACAGTTCACCACTAAGTTCAGACAACCGAGCCTCAGTATATCGCATTGCCGCTGGTGGATCCCCATCCATACTCCCGTTGTTTCCGTGCATTTCGATCAGAACTTCGCGAAGTTTCCAATCTTGGCTTAACCGAACCATTGCTTCGTAAATACTACTATCACCATGAGGATGGTAATTCCCCATAATATTTCCGACAGATTTTGCGGATTTTCTAAAACTTTTCTCGAAGGTATTGCCATCTTTGTTCATAGAAAACAAAATTCTACGTTGTACGGGTTTTAGCCCATCACGAATATCAGGTAGGGCCCGTTCTTGAATGATATATTTGGAATATCTTCCAAAACGATCGCCCATTACTTCTTCAAGAGTTAATTCTTGAATATCTTGGCGTTTTTCCAAATTCGTCACTCCCTACTCTAAATCGAATAAACTGATTTCATCTGCTGCTTCTGTCTCTGCATTTTTACGTTCAGTCTCTTCTTTTTTTTCTTCATCTAGTACTTCATTTGATATTGATGGAGAAATCTCCGTTTCGCCATCTTTTCTATCTAAAATGCTGCCATCTTCTTCTAATGTGAATTGTACGTGGCGTTCGATCCATTTTCTTCTTGGCTCCACTTTATCACCCATAAGCGTCGTTACACGGCGTTCTGCTTGGGCAGCATCATCTATTCTAACTCGAATCAACGTACGTGTCTCAGGGTCCATTGTAGTCTCCCACAGCTGATCTGCGTTCATTTCCCCTAAACCTTTGTACCGCTGAAGCATATAGCCTTTGCCAACTTGTTCCGTCACGTTAGATAATTCT
The Enterococcus silesiacus DNA segment above includes these coding regions:
- a CDS encoding DNA topoisomerase IV subunit A is translated as MEKRQDIQELTLEEVMGDRFGRYSKYIIQERALPDIRDGLKPVQRRILFSMNKDGNTFEKSFRKSAKSVGNIMGNYHPHGDSSIYEAMVRLSQDWKLREVLIEMHGNNGSMDGDPPAAMRYTEARLSELSGELLRDIEKETVDFVWNFDDTEKEPTVLPAKYPNLLVNGSTGISAGYATEIPTHNLAEIIDGTIYLIDHPNATLDKLMEFIPGPDFPTGGILQGKEEIKKAYETGRGKVILRSKTRIEPLKGGKQQIIVTEIPYEVNKATLVKKMDEVRLNKKIDGIAEVRDESDRTGLQIAIELKKDTNAEGILNYLFKNTELQINYNFNMVAIDNMTPQQVGLKRILDSYIAHRKQVITNRSQFELNKAKKRQHIVAGLIKALSILDKVIETIRGSKDKKDAKMNLVKAYAFTEEQAEAIVTLQLYRLTNTDITQLEKEAEELNQLVTELTKILSDEKELFNVMKKELREVKKQYGNPRLTQIEDEIQEIKIDTTVLIAQEDVVVTVTHEGYIKRSSVRSYSASKPEEVGMKDGDFLLYTGEVNTLDHILLITNKANVIYRPVHELPDLRWKEIGEHISQAILNLSVDESIIAVYTYKELSPTKTFVFMTKEGMIKQSKMTDFEPWRTYKTRPTNCMKLKSETDEIVNVYLTNEQKILDVFLVSHRGFGLRYPLEEVPVVGAKAAGVKAMNLKEEDYVVNGLLVHEGGDTPVVLLTQRGSIKRMLAQELPQLGRAKRGLMVLRELKKNPHRVTFMSESSPLELLVTTQNGKQYTIDSQKHPINDRTSNGSFMLDEKQDGEILEVHEMHTAELEPKTETE